Genomic DNA from Fimbriimonas ginsengisoli Gsoil 348:
CGTCAACCGTCTGAAGGAGCTCGACCGCATGGAGTCGGACGGCTACTTCGACCGATTACCGAAGAAAGAGGCGCTGAAGCGCCGCGAGGAGCGAGACCAGCTCCAGCGGTTCCTCGGCGGTATCCGCAACATGAGCTCGGCGCCCACGATCATGTTCATCGTCGACCTTAACAAGGAGTCGATCGCGGTGAAGGAAGCCAAGAAGCTCGGCATCCCGATCGTTGCCATCGTCGACACGAACTGCGACCCCGATCTGGCCGACGTGGTCATCCCCGGAAACGACGACGCGATTCGCGCGATTCGGCTGGTAACCCAGAAGATCAGCGACGTGATCCTCGAGGCACGCCCGCTCAGCGAGGGACTTACCGAAGGAACCGTCACCGAAGGCACGGAGCTTACCGACGAGATGGAATCGGATCTCGACTACCGAGCCCCGATCGACGACGAGCTGCTCCGCGCGTTCGGCGCCGACGACGAGTCGCTTTCGACCGCCAGCTAGCAAAATATAAGGTCTCAGGTCTTGGGTGGTAAGGCTTGAGCCTGAGACCTAAAACCTGAGACCTTTTTGCATGCCCCTTTGTCCCCACGAAGGGAACGTCGGGCATGCCGCCGGCTTATAAGGATTGGAAAAACAAAGACATGGCAAATTACACAGCACAGGATGTTAAGAAACTTCGCGAGGAGACGGATGCGCCGATGATGGAGTGCAAGTCGGCCCTCGAGGAGTCGGAAGGAGATTTCGCTCGAGCCAAGGAGATCCTTCGCGAGAAGGGGAAAGCTCAGGCGGGTAAGAAAGCCGGCCGCGCAACCGGCGCGGGCGTCGCCGCGTTCGCCGTTGGCAACGGTTCGGTAGCCGGCGTCGTGCTGGAGACCGAGACCGACTTCGTCAGCCGGAACGAGGGGTTCGTCGCGCTCGCGCAGAAGGCGGCCGACGCCCTGCTCGCCGACGCGAATGCCGACCTCAGCCCGTTCGTAGTCGAGGCGGTCGCGAGCTTCCGCGAGAATGCCGCGCTTGGCAAGACCGCCCGCAAGGACGGCGCCGAGGTGGTTTCGATCTACGTGCACCACGACAAGACCAAAGCCGCGGCCGTTCTCGGTGAGGGCGATGCCGAGGCGCTTCGCCAGGTTGCGATCCACGCCGTTGCCTTCCCGCCCGCAGTGGTGAGCAAGGACCAGCTCTCGCAAGAGATGCTGGAGCGAGAGATCGAGATCGAGACGCAGCGCGCGATGAACGAGGGCAAGCCCGAGAACATCGCCAAGAACATCGCCCAGGGGCGCGTCAACAAGGAGTACATCAAGGCGGTCGTTCTCACCGAGCAGCCGTTCTACAAGGACCCTTCGAAGAGCGTCGGCCAGTGGCTGCAAGAGACCGCCAAGGGAACGAAGATTACGGACTTCATCTACCTTGGTCTCGGCCTCGGCGAAGCGCAGTAACCGCGTCGCCGGCTTCTAGCCGGCGATGCTCAGAGTCCTTTCGATAATCGCGATCGAGCCGGCGATCCTCGCTTCGTCGGCCGATTCCCTGGAGAGAAAATCGACCATGCTCAGCAGGTCGATTTCGCGAGCCAGTTGCCGCCAACCGGGAGGGAGTTTTCCACCTCCCTCCCTAAATCCCGCTTCGAACCGCTCCTCGAATCCGCGGGGTACGGCGTGCCGAAAAATCTGGCCCACGCTCATCAGCCACGTGCCGGAATGGGCGAATTCCCAGTCGAGCACGGCACTCAACCGCCCCTCGTGGATCAGCAGATTCGTCGCCTTGTAATCTCCATGGACAAGGCAGGGCGGCTCATCGATGTCGTTAAGTTTTTTCCGCGCGGCGGCGCTTACCGGCCGGATTCTCCGGCACAGATTCCCACCGGCACGGGCTTGGACGAGAGGCTGATCAAGCAGAAAGTCCAGATGCCCGAACAAGCCGTCGGCCACCGATGGCCAAGGGCCGCTCACCTCTAAGTCCGCATCGAGGAAGCCCGCCTGATCGAAACGAACCTTCGAGATAACCGCCAACGTTCGCCCGATGTCCGTTGCCGCGTCCGAGACCTCGGCCTCGAGTCCCGATGCAAGCAGC
This window encodes:
- the rpsB gene encoding 30S ribosomal protein S2 produces the protein MAQLSMKELLESGVHFGHQTRRWNPKMKRYIYGARNGIYIIDLHQTIKLFEDALNYVKKVVEDGGTVLFVGTKKQAQAAVKEAAERSGQYFISERWLGGTLTNWKTIQGRVNRLKELDRMESDGYFDRLPKKEALKRREERDQLQRFLGGIRNMSSAPTIMFIVDLNKESIAVKEAKKLGIPIVAIVDTNCDPDLADVVIPGNDDAIRAIRLVTQKISDVILEARPLSEGLTEGTVTEGTELTDEMESDLDYRAPIDDELLRAFGADDESLSTAS
- the tsf gene encoding translation elongation factor Ts, whose protein sequence is MANYTAQDVKKLREETDAPMMECKSALEESEGDFARAKEILREKGKAQAGKKAGRATGAGVAAFAVGNGSVAGVVLETETDFVSRNEGFVALAQKAADALLADANADLSPFVVEAVASFRENAALGKTARKDGAEVVSIYVHHDKTKAAAVLGEGDAEALRQVAIHAVAFPPAVVSKDQLSQEMLEREIEIETQRAMNEGKPENIAKNIAQGRVNKEYIKAVVLTEQPFYKDPSKSVGQWLQETAKGTKITDFIYLGLGLGEAQ
- a CDS encoding phosphotransferase family protein — its product is MESTWGRGMDFVRLSLAEINDLLSPSEMVAADADLLPEGHANTNYRLDLADGSHAVLRLYQRDPGAARLEWAIADRLGGEVPVPRVLYFDNGRQFAVIEWKLGETMERLLASGLEAEVSDAATDIGRTLAVISKVRFDQAGFLDADLEVSGPWPSVADGLFGHLDFLLDQPLVQARAGGNLCRRIRPVSAAARKKLNDIDEPPCLVHGDYKATNLLIHEGRLSAVLDWEFAHSGTWLMSVGQIFRHAVPRGFEERFEAGFREGGGKLPPGWRQLAREIDLLSMVDFLSRESADEARIAGSIAIIERTLSIAG